A genomic window from Elaeis guineensis isolate ETL-2024a chromosome 3, EG11, whole genome shotgun sequence includes:
- the LOC140856669 gene encoding uncharacterized protein — MTRTRAQRSRVIGSVRHSFYREETSPPPFMVEPSSPHPVVTTEAQITAIVRQMIVLADAVKSLQQQPIRLPQSPIEQPVAHPMPSRSSHRRPRQSPSPPLEQLSQHSHQEEERRPRHDTHQSRRPSPSQLERARKEKRPRTPSASLSDSLGDSTPRVSQHRQTDDYERRFEEIDRRLAQLQVDGQKSSNDVDFQTVQPLSQLILDKPIPSRFKMPHVEPYDGSTDPVDHLESYKALMTIQGATDALLCIGFPATLRKAARAWYSDLRSGSIYSFGQLEHTFVAHFSTSRKPPRISDSFFSLKQGENETLRYFVTRFNTITLEVRDLNEDMAISAMKRGLRRSRFTYFLDKTLPRTYAELLEHAYKYMRADEGASDRCLTEAKGPKEKRRKGRAPAEPSKPPTDKQVSPQRWSPRSPRRRSPRPTRSKYDSYTPLSAPRA, encoded by the coding sequence ATGACAAgaaccagggctcagcgatcgagggtcatcGGATCGGTGAGGCACTCTTTCTATCGGGAAGAGACCTCTCCTCCACCCTtcatggtggagcccagctctccgcatcctgtggtgaccacggaggcgcaaatTACGGCAATTGTGCGGCAGATGATTGTGCTGGCGGatgcagtcaagagccttcaacaacaaccaatccgGTTGCCGCAATCGCCGATCGAGCAGCCGGtggcacacccgatgccctccaggagtagCCACCGGCGCCCGCGTCAGTCTCCATCTCCTCCTCTGGAGCAGTTGTCACAGCACTCCCACCaagaggaggagaggcggccACGGCATGATACCCATCAGTCCCGACGACCTTCTCCTTCTCAgttggaacgagcgaggaaggagaagcggccgcgaacaccgtctGCCTCCCTCTCGGATTCGTTGGGAGACTCCACCCccagggtctcccagcaccgacagaccgacgactacgaacgtaggttcgaagaaatcgaccgtcggctcgctcagcttcaggtggacgggcagaagtcttcaaacgacgttgacttccagaccgtccaacctctctcccaaCTCATCCTCGACaagccgatccctagtcggttcaagatgccccatgtggagccctatgacggctccaccgacccagttgaccatctggagagctacaaggctctcatgacgatccaaggggcgaccgatgctcttctttgcatcggcttccccgccacacttcgcaaggccgccagggcttggtactccgacctccgctcaggAAGCATCTACTCCTTTGGTCAGCTCGAACatactttcgtggcccatttcagcaccagccggaagcccccACGAATCTCGGACAGTTTtttttccctcaagcagggagaaaacgagacgctccgatacttcgtgacgcgattcaacacgatcacgctcgaggttcgggacctcaacgaagacatggctatctcagccatgaagagggggctaaggaggTCCCGATTTACATAtttcttggacaagaccctccctcgAACATACGCCGAATTGCTGGAACACGCGTATAAAtacatgcgcgcagacgaaggagcttccgaccgatgcctgactgaggccaagggcccgaaggagaagcgaaggaaaggtcgggcccCTGCCGAGCCTAGCAAGCCTCCGACCgacaaacaggtctcaccccAACGATGGAGCCCGAGATCGCCTCGACGGCGAAGTCCGAGGCCGACGCGTTCcaagtatgactcctacactcccctctctgctcctcgtgcgtag